The Osmia lignaria lignaria isolate PbOS001 chromosome 14, iyOsmLign1, whole genome shotgun sequence genome has a window encoding:
- the Dhap-at gene encoding dihydroxyacetone phosphate acyltransferase isoform X2, translated as MEKCSEFVDLLSIRRKDCDLLWVSRPMDPLLPHKLSPESKYSRNQLIQAVLNDEKVKLAIISLGAVHNVDVKKVAKEAYIIINEMASKAHLATVRWIGIIITKVLKRIFSSIYISENAIHKLKKEMQISQVQYVYVPSHRSYLDFILLSYILFSYDMALPNIASGMDFYHMYIIGELLRKTGAFYMRRSFANDLLYKRIFGTYVMSLVKHSDRAIECFIEGTRSRSLKSIAPKFETLLEGSVPDIHFIPISINYERPPEELLFVYELLGVPKPKESTAGLLQSLSILQKSYAYGCVVFNIGEPISACQFLSMEHRKAKILSPCAKLPTAVTKKLAYCIIDSHKKHTILMPFNLIALLFNERAQMYPDDPYTLDSLVNDYLWCKNLMHTFNTTVHVGRSVEASDVKQEILDTLKPHEELLVFDTLKVLRLKKRHKTTKLTSNICVKGHMLSETTMRIAVPVINISIYLNPTLSFLIKPAIVTIAVGMDKIKLGVAFKRYVLLRTLLSTEFAMPLIEDESAMKSEWEETLNLLLIQNCITIQNGTYIQRNNTKIFSLLYNVILPFIDTVYVTCLVLFEWDELKLNQVTVQAILIETQKQVEEAFLKNKEWGQHPYSLSLDLVNTTISNLLLQGILVSSEEKNMYHVDKIQLALILTQLQDLSLQRPPGSYRNIILLSILPSPVAAKL; from the exons atgGAAAAATGTTCAGAATTTGTAGATCTACTGTCTATAAGACGAAAAGATTGTGATCTTTTATGGGTTTCTCGACCTATGGATCCATTGTTACCACATAAGCTGTCACCAGAATCTAAGTATTCCAGAAATCAGCTAATTCAAGCAGTCTTAAATGATGAAAAAGTTAAACTGGCCATCATCTCTTTGGGTGCAGTACATAATGTAGATGTAAAGAAAGTTGCAAAAGAagcatatataataataaatgaaatggcTAGTAAAGCGCACTTAGCCACTGTTCGTTGGATtg GTATAATCATTACAAAAGTCCTTAAAAGAATCTTCTCAAGTATTTACATAAGTGAAAATGCGATACATAAATTGAAAAAGGAAATGCAAATTTCTCAAGTACAATATGTTTATGTACCATCTCACAGAAGTTACttagattttatattattatcatatatCTTATTTTCTTATGATATGGCACTTCCAAATATTGCAAGTGGAATggacttttatcatatgtacataATAGGAGAATTACTAAGAAAAACAGGTGCATTTTATATGCGGCGTAGCTTTGCCAATGATTTATTATACAAAAGAATATTTGGTACATATGTTATGTCATTAGTAAAGCATAGTGACCGAGCAATTGAATGCTTTATCGAAGGTACTCGAAGTAGAAGTTTGAAGAGCATAGCACCAAAGTTTG AAACTTTATTAGAAGGCAGTGTACCTGATATACATTTTATACCTATAAGCATTAATTATGAGCGACCACCAGaggaattattatttgtatacGAACTTTTAGGAGTGCCAAAACCAAAAGAATCTACAGCTGGCCTTCTTCAGTCTCTGtctattttacaaaaatcataCGCTTATGGTTGTGTTGTTTTTAACATTGGTGAACCTATTTCTGCATGTCAGTTTTTAAGTATGGAACATCGTAAAGCAAAAATATTATCACCTTGTGCAAAGTTGCCGACAGCTGTTACTAAGAAATTGGCCTACTGTATAATAGATTCGCATAAAAAACATACAATTCTTATGCCTTTCAATTTAATTGCCTTATTGTTTAATGAAAGAGCTCAAATGTATCCAGATGATCCATACACGTTAGATAGTTTAGTTAATGATTATTTATGGTGTAAAAATCTTATGCATACATTCAACACAACGGTACATGTAGGGAG GTCAGTTGAAGCAAGCGATGTGAAACAAGAAATATTAGATACCTTGAAGCCTCATGAAGAATTACTTGTATTTGATACATTAAAAGTTTTAAGACTTAAAAAAAGACATAAAACAACAAAGCTGACAAGCAATATATGTGTCAAAGGACATATGTTATCAGAAACAACTATGAGAATAGCAGTACCAgttattaacatttcaatttatttaaatcctACCTTGTCATTTTTAATCAAACCAGCCATTGTCACAATAGCAGTAGGAATGGATAAGATTAAGCTTG GAGTTGCTTTTAAACGATATGTATTACTGAGGACATTATTAAGTACAGAATTTGCAATGCCTTTAATAGAAGATGAGTCTGCGATGAAATCAGAATGGGAAGAAACgttaaatttattgttaattcaAAATTGCATAACTATTCAAAATGGTACATACATACAGAGAAATAATactaaaatattttctcttttgtACAATGTAATACTGCCATTTATAGATACAGTATATGTTACATGTCTTGTTTTATTTGAG TGGgatgaattgaaattaaatcaaGTAACAGTACaagcaattttaattgaaacacaaAAACAAGTAGAAGAAGCATTTCTTAAAAACAAAGAATGGGGACAGCATCCATATTCTTTATCACTTGATTTAGTTAATACAACAATATCCAATCTCCTGTTACAAGGTATTCTGGTGTCAtctgaagaaaaaaatatgtaccACGTTGATAAAATTCAATTAGCACTAATTCTTACACAATTACAAGACCTTTCATTACAAAGACCACCTGGTTCGTATCGTAACATAATATTATTATCGATATTACCATCACCTGTAGCAGCTAAATTATAA
- the Dhap-at gene encoding dihydroxyacetone phosphate acyltransferase isoform X3, producing MDPLLPHKLSPESKYSRNQLIQAVLNDEKVKLAIISLGAVHNVDVKKVAKEAYIIINEMASKAHLATVRWIGIIITKVLKRIFSSIYISENAIHKLKKEMQISQVQYVYVPSHRSYLDFILLSYILFSYDMALPNIASGMDFYHMYIIGELLRKTGAFYMRRSFANDLLYKRIFGTYVMSLVKHSDRAIECFIEGTRSRSLKSIAPKFGLLSIILETLLEGSVPDIHFIPISINYERPPEELLFVYELLGVPKPKESTAGLLQSLSILQKSYAYGCVVFNIGEPISACQFLSMEHRKAKILSPCAKLPTAVTKKLAYCIIDSHKKHTILMPFNLIALLFNERAQMYPDDPYTLDSLVNDYLWCKNLMHTFNTTVHVGRSVEASDVKQEILDTLKPHEELLVFDTLKVLRLKKRHKTTKLTSNICVKGHMLSETTMRIAVPVINISIYLNPTLSFLIKPAIVTIAVGMDKIKLGVAFKRYVLLRTLLSTEFAMPLIEDESAMKSEWEETLNLLLIQNCITIQNGTYIQRNNTKIFSLLYNVILPFIDTVYVTCLVLFEWDELKLNQVTVQAILIETQKQVEEAFLKNKEWGQHPYSLSLDLVNTTISNLLLQGILVSSEEKNMYHVDKIQLALILTQLQDLSLQRPPGSYRNIILLSILPSPVAAKL from the exons ATGGATCCATTGTTACCACATAAGCTGTCACCAGAATCTAAGTATTCCAGAAATCAGCTAATTCAAGCAGTCTTAAATGATGAAAAAGTTAAACTGGCCATCATCTCTTTGGGTGCAGTACATAATGTAGATGTAAAGAAAGTTGCAAAAGAagcatatataataataaatgaaatggcTAGTAAAGCGCACTTAGCCACTGTTCGTTGGATtg GTATAATCATTACAAAAGTCCTTAAAAGAATCTTCTCAAGTATTTACATAAGTGAAAATGCGATACATAAATTGAAAAAGGAAATGCAAATTTCTCAAGTACAATATGTTTATGTACCATCTCACAGAAGTTACttagattttatattattatcatatatCTTATTTTCTTATGATATGGCACTTCCAAATATTGCAAGTGGAATggacttttatcatatgtacataATAGGAGAATTACTAAGAAAAACAGGTGCATTTTATATGCGGCGTAGCTTTGCCAATGATTTATTATACAAAAGAATATTTGGTACATATGTTATGTCATTAGTAAAGCATAGTGACCGAGCAATTGAATGCTTTATCGAAGGTACTCGAAGTAGAAGTTTGAAGAGCATAGCACCAAAGTTTG GTCTTTTATCAATCATTTTAGAAACTTTATTAGAAGGCAGTGTACCTGATATACATTTTATACCTATAAGCATTAATTATGAGCGACCACCAGaggaattattatttgtatacGAACTTTTAGGAGTGCCAAAACCAAAAGAATCTACAGCTGGCCTTCTTCAGTCTCTGtctattttacaaaaatcataCGCTTATGGTTGTGTTGTTTTTAACATTGGTGAACCTATTTCTGCATGTCAGTTTTTAAGTATGGAACATCGTAAAGCAAAAATATTATCACCTTGTGCAAAGTTGCCGACAGCTGTTACTAAGAAATTGGCCTACTGTATAATAGATTCGCATAAAAAACATACAATTCTTATGCCTTTCAATTTAATTGCCTTATTGTTTAATGAAAGAGCTCAAATGTATCCAGATGATCCATACACGTTAGATAGTTTAGTTAATGATTATTTATGGTGTAAAAATCTTATGCATACATTCAACACAACGGTACATGTAGGGAG GTCAGTTGAAGCAAGCGATGTGAAACAAGAAATATTAGATACCTTGAAGCCTCATGAAGAATTACTTGTATTTGATACATTAAAAGTTTTAAGACTTAAAAAAAGACATAAAACAACAAAGCTGACAAGCAATATATGTGTCAAAGGACATATGTTATCAGAAACAACTATGAGAATAGCAGTACCAgttattaacatttcaatttatttaaatcctACCTTGTCATTTTTAATCAAACCAGCCATTGTCACAATAGCAGTAGGAATGGATAAGATTAAGCTTG GAGTTGCTTTTAAACGATATGTATTACTGAGGACATTATTAAGTACAGAATTTGCAATGCCTTTAATAGAAGATGAGTCTGCGATGAAATCAGAATGGGAAGAAACgttaaatttattgttaattcaAAATTGCATAACTATTCAAAATGGTACATACATACAGAGAAATAATactaaaatattttctcttttgtACAATGTAATACTGCCATTTATAGATACAGTATATGTTACATGTCTTGTTTTATTTGAG TGGgatgaattgaaattaaatcaaGTAACAGTACaagcaattttaattgaaacacaaAAACAAGTAGAAGAAGCATTTCTTAAAAACAAAGAATGGGGACAGCATCCATATTCTTTATCACTTGATTTAGTTAATACAACAATATCCAATCTCCTGTTACAAGGTATTCTGGTGTCAtctgaagaaaaaaatatgtaccACGTTGATAAAATTCAATTAGCACTAATTCTTACACAATTACAAGACCTTTCATTACAAAGACCACCTGGTTCGTATCGTAACATAATATTATTATCGATATTACCATCACCTGTAGCAGCTAAATTATAA
- the Dhap-at gene encoding dihydroxyacetone phosphate acyltransferase isoform X1 has product MEKCSEFVDLLSIRRKDCDLLWVSRPMDPLLPHKLSPESKYSRNQLIQAVLNDEKVKLAIISLGAVHNVDVKKVAKEAYIIINEMASKAHLATVRWIGIIITKVLKRIFSSIYISENAIHKLKKEMQISQVQYVYVPSHRSYLDFILLSYILFSYDMALPNIASGMDFYHMYIIGELLRKTGAFYMRRSFANDLLYKRIFGTYVMSLVKHSDRAIECFIEGTRSRSLKSIAPKFGLLSIILETLLEGSVPDIHFIPISINYERPPEELLFVYELLGVPKPKESTAGLLQSLSILQKSYAYGCVVFNIGEPISACQFLSMEHRKAKILSPCAKLPTAVTKKLAYCIIDSHKKHTILMPFNLIALLFNERAQMYPDDPYTLDSLVNDYLWCKNLMHTFNTTVHVGRSVEASDVKQEILDTLKPHEELLVFDTLKVLRLKKRHKTTKLTSNICVKGHMLSETTMRIAVPVINISIYLNPTLSFLIKPAIVTIAVGMDKIKLGVAFKRYVLLRTLLSTEFAMPLIEDESAMKSEWEETLNLLLIQNCITIQNGTYIQRNNTKIFSLLYNVILPFIDTVYVTCLVLFEWDELKLNQVTVQAILIETQKQVEEAFLKNKEWGQHPYSLSLDLVNTTISNLLLQGILVSSEEKNMYHVDKIQLALILTQLQDLSLQRPPGSYRNIILLSILPSPVAAKL; this is encoded by the exons atgGAAAAATGTTCAGAATTTGTAGATCTACTGTCTATAAGACGAAAAGATTGTGATCTTTTATGGGTTTCTCGACCTATGGATCCATTGTTACCACATAAGCTGTCACCAGAATCTAAGTATTCCAGAAATCAGCTAATTCAAGCAGTCTTAAATGATGAAAAAGTTAAACTGGCCATCATCTCTTTGGGTGCAGTACATAATGTAGATGTAAAGAAAGTTGCAAAAGAagcatatataataataaatgaaatggcTAGTAAAGCGCACTTAGCCACTGTTCGTTGGATtg GTATAATCATTACAAAAGTCCTTAAAAGAATCTTCTCAAGTATTTACATAAGTGAAAATGCGATACATAAATTGAAAAAGGAAATGCAAATTTCTCAAGTACAATATGTTTATGTACCATCTCACAGAAGTTACttagattttatattattatcatatatCTTATTTTCTTATGATATGGCACTTCCAAATATTGCAAGTGGAATggacttttatcatatgtacataATAGGAGAATTACTAAGAAAAACAGGTGCATTTTATATGCGGCGTAGCTTTGCCAATGATTTATTATACAAAAGAATATTTGGTACATATGTTATGTCATTAGTAAAGCATAGTGACCGAGCAATTGAATGCTTTATCGAAGGTACTCGAAGTAGAAGTTTGAAGAGCATAGCACCAAAGTTTG GTCTTTTATCAATCATTTTAGAAACTTTATTAGAAGGCAGTGTACCTGATATACATTTTATACCTATAAGCATTAATTATGAGCGACCACCAGaggaattattatttgtatacGAACTTTTAGGAGTGCCAAAACCAAAAGAATCTACAGCTGGCCTTCTTCAGTCTCTGtctattttacaaaaatcataCGCTTATGGTTGTGTTGTTTTTAACATTGGTGAACCTATTTCTGCATGTCAGTTTTTAAGTATGGAACATCGTAAAGCAAAAATATTATCACCTTGTGCAAAGTTGCCGACAGCTGTTACTAAGAAATTGGCCTACTGTATAATAGATTCGCATAAAAAACATACAATTCTTATGCCTTTCAATTTAATTGCCTTATTGTTTAATGAAAGAGCTCAAATGTATCCAGATGATCCATACACGTTAGATAGTTTAGTTAATGATTATTTATGGTGTAAAAATCTTATGCATACATTCAACACAACGGTACATGTAGGGAG GTCAGTTGAAGCAAGCGATGTGAAACAAGAAATATTAGATACCTTGAAGCCTCATGAAGAATTACTTGTATTTGATACATTAAAAGTTTTAAGACTTAAAAAAAGACATAAAACAACAAAGCTGACAAGCAATATATGTGTCAAAGGACATATGTTATCAGAAACAACTATGAGAATAGCAGTACCAgttattaacatttcaatttatttaaatcctACCTTGTCATTTTTAATCAAACCAGCCATTGTCACAATAGCAGTAGGAATGGATAAGATTAAGCTTG GAGTTGCTTTTAAACGATATGTATTACTGAGGACATTATTAAGTACAGAATTTGCAATGCCTTTAATAGAAGATGAGTCTGCGATGAAATCAGAATGGGAAGAAACgttaaatttattgttaattcaAAATTGCATAACTATTCAAAATGGTACATACATACAGAGAAATAATactaaaatattttctcttttgtACAATGTAATACTGCCATTTATAGATACAGTATATGTTACATGTCTTGTTTTATTTGAG TGGgatgaattgaaattaaatcaaGTAACAGTACaagcaattttaattgaaacacaaAAACAAGTAGAAGAAGCATTTCTTAAAAACAAAGAATGGGGACAGCATCCATATTCTTTATCACTTGATTTAGTTAATACAACAATATCCAATCTCCTGTTACAAGGTATTCTGGTGTCAtctgaagaaaaaaatatgtaccACGTTGATAAAATTCAATTAGCACTAATTCTTACACAATTACAAGACCTTTCATTACAAAGACCACCTGGTTCGTATCGTAACATAATATTATTATCGATATTACCATCACCTGTAGCAGCTAAATTATAA